Proteins from a genomic interval of Pseudomonas silesiensis:
- a CDS encoding beta-ketoacyl-ACP synthase — protein MKRVVVTGMAGITSLGSDWKTIAGNFAANRSGIRRMDEWDRFTELNTRLAGPIDDFKVPSHWTRKQLRSMGRVSRLAVGAAEQALADAGLLGNPLIKDGRMGVACGSSTGSTDEIKAFGNMLLNSVAEGLNANSYVRMMPHTTAANISIFFGLTGRLIPTSSACTSGSQGIGYAYESVKFGRLPLMLAGGAEELCPTEAMVFDALYATSLKNDAPQTSPRPYDTGRDGLVIGEGAGMLVLEELEHALARGAHIHAELVGFGSNADGQHATRPEQSTMRRAMELALEDAGLQPSDIGYVNGHGTATEQGDIAETLATSSLFGEHMPISSQKSFLGHTLGACGALESWFSIEMMNRDLYVHTFNLDEVDPNCGKLDYLRGEFRQMSNQYVMNNNFAFGGVNTSLIFRRWA, from the coding sequence ATGAAGCGCGTCGTCGTCACCGGCATGGCCGGCATCACGTCACTGGGTAGCGATTGGAAGACCATCGCCGGCAACTTCGCGGCCAACCGCAGCGGTATCCGCCGGATGGACGAGTGGGATCGCTTCACTGAACTCAACACGCGCCTGGCCGGGCCCATCGATGACTTCAAAGTGCCGAGCCACTGGACCCGCAAGCAACTGCGCAGCATGGGCCGCGTCTCGCGGCTTGCAGTGGGTGCTGCCGAGCAAGCGTTGGCCGACGCCGGATTGCTGGGCAACCCGTTGATCAAGGACGGGCGCATGGGCGTGGCCTGTGGCTCGTCCACCGGCAGCACCGACGAGATCAAGGCCTTCGGCAACATGCTGCTCAACTCGGTGGCCGAAGGCCTGAACGCCAACTCCTACGTGCGCATGATGCCGCACACTACCGCGGCGAACATCAGCATCTTCTTCGGCCTGACCGGTCGCCTGATTCCGACCTCCAGCGCCTGCACCAGCGGCAGCCAGGGCATCGGCTATGCGTACGAGTCGGTCAAATTCGGGCGCCTGCCGCTGATGCTCGCCGGCGGCGCCGAAGAGCTGTGCCCCACCGAAGCCATGGTGTTCGATGCGCTCTACGCCACTAGCCTGAAAAACGATGCCCCGCAAACCAGCCCGCGCCCGTATGACACCGGACGCGATGGCCTGGTGATCGGTGAAGGCGCTGGCATGCTGGTCCTCGAAGAACTGGAACACGCCCTGGCCCGCGGCGCGCACATCCATGCCGAACTCGTCGGTTTCGGCAGCAACGCCGATGGCCAGCACGCCACCCGCCCAGAGCAGTCCACCATGCGCCGGGCCATGGAACTGGCCCTGGAAGACGCCGGGCTGCAGCCTTCGGACATCGGCTACGTGAATGGTCATGGCACGGCAACCGAACAGGGCGACATCGCTGAAACCCTGGCCACCAGCAGCCTGTTCGGCGAACACATGCCCATCAGCTCGCAAAAAAGCTTCCTCGGCCACACCCTGGGCGCCTGCGGTGCGCTGGAGTCCTGGTTCAGCATCGAAATGATGAACCGCGACCTGTACGTGCACACCTTCAACCTCGACGAGGTCGACCCGAACTGCGGCAAGCTCGATTACCTGCGCGGCGAGTTTCGGCAGATGAGCAATCAGTATGTGATGAATAATAATTTTGCGTTTGGCGGGGTTAATACGTCGCTGATTTTTCGGCGGTGGGCGTAA
- a CDS encoding type II toxin-antitoxin system PemK/MazF family toxin: MPLLYQPKEGSVLICDFRGYEVPEMVKIRPVVVIRKHRANSLVVTVVPLSTTAPDHMLEHHLELQSHLQGASPVCWAKCDMVATVSLSRLDRIKRRDRQGKRVYVISQLDTDEFYAIKVAVRKALGL; encoded by the coding sequence ATGCCACTTCTATATCAACCCAAGGAAGGTAGCGTGCTGATCTGCGACTTCAGGGGCTATGAAGTTCCTGAAATGGTCAAGATCAGGCCCGTTGTCGTTATACGAAAACACAGGGCCAATAGCTTAGTGGTAACCGTGGTGCCGCTGAGCACCACCGCCCCGGATCATATGCTTGAGCACCATCTGGAACTTCAAAGTCATCTTCAAGGCGCCAGTCCGGTCTGTTGGGCAAAATGCGACATGGTTGCGACCGTGAGCCTTTCCCGACTCGACCGGATCAAACGTCGAGATCGCCAGGGAAAGCGTGTTTACGTCATTTCACAACTTGATACAGATGAGTTTTACGCAATCAAAGTCGCGGTACGTAAGGCTCTCGGTCTGTGA
- a CDS encoding queuosine precursor transporter — protein MVNNNEVENSKYKLLGFEKNKNLVIVMVMSTGKIIKIKLGEVLRSEIIDNLNKSEVKDIYRKYYSSGVAVTTYDINDRNERSWMIYVALNLLLLALYIFTNIAATRLVYFEVLDLVVPPAVFLYPLTFLVVDLLNETYGLRLARRALLFAFGSNALIVILLNAVTYLPGMPGWKLDAPYAEVMTHVSSVLVASSVSFLFSEYVNSYLLCKIKELTNSRFLFLRVFFSTFFAVIIDSFLFCYIAFYSVMPNSEILNLIYAQIAIKMCFAVFNVFPAYGARSFFKRYIAGPKTV, from the coding sequence ATGGTGAATAATAACGAGGTCGAAAATAGCAAATATAAATTATTAGGTTTTGAAAAAAATAAAAATCTTGTTATCGTGATGGTTATGTCTACCGGAAAAATTATTAAAATAAAATTAGGCGAGGTGTTGAGAAGCGAAATAATAGATAACTTAAATAAATCAGAGGTGAAAGATATATACAGGAAATATTACTCTAGTGGGGTTGCGGTAACTACCTACGACATTAATGACCGTAATGAGCGGTCTTGGATGATTTACGTTGCACTAAATTTGCTTTTGCTTGCGCTTTATATTTTCACAAATATTGCCGCGACAAGACTTGTTTATTTTGAAGTGCTTGATCTTGTTGTTCCTCCTGCTGTTTTTCTCTATCCATTGACGTTTTTAGTAGTTGATTTGTTGAACGAGACATACGGGCTTAGACTTGCAAGAAGAGCGCTGTTGTTTGCTTTTGGAAGTAATGCCTTAATTGTTATATTGCTGAATGCGGTCACTTATCTCCCTGGGATGCCTGGCTGGAAATTGGATGCGCCATACGCCGAAGTTATGACTCATGTGTCATCTGTGTTAGTAGCATCATCGGTCTCTTTTCTTTTTTCTGAATATGTAAATTCATATCTGCTATGCAAGATAAAAGAGCTTACAAATTCCAGATTTCTATTTTTGAGGGTTTTTTTTAGTACTTTTTTTGCGGTGATAATAGATAGCTTTCTTTTTTGCTATATTGCATTTTACAGCGTTATGCCAAATAGTGAAATATTAAACTTGATCTATGCTCAGATTGCTATAAAAATGTGTTTCGCTGTCTTCAATGTTTTTCCAGCCTACGGAGCGCGATCGTTCTTTAAAAGATATATAGCAGGTCCCAAAACGGTATAG
- the fabG gene encoding 3-oxoacyl-ACP reductase FabG codes for MTESVLVTGSSRGIGRAIALRLAQAGHDIVLHCRSGLTDAIAVKAEVEALGRTARILQFDVSDRAGCKAVLEADVETHGAYYGVVLNAGLTRDGAFPALSEDDWDVVMRTNLDGFYNVLHPVMMPMIRRRAAGRIVCITSVSGLIGNRGQVNYSASKAGLIGAAKALAIELGKRKITVNCVAPGLIDTAMLDENVPVEELMKMIPAQRMGTPEEVAGAVNFLMSAEASYITRQVLAVNGGLC; via the coding sequence ATGACTGAATCCGTACTGGTCACCGGTTCCAGCCGTGGCATCGGCCGTGCCATCGCGTTGCGCCTGGCTCAGGCCGGGCATGACATCGTGCTGCATTGCCGCAGCGGCCTGACCGACGCCATCGCGGTGAAAGCCGAGGTCGAGGCTCTGGGACGCACGGCGCGTATCCTGCAATTCGACGTGTCCGATCGCGCCGGTTGCAAAGCCGTTCTCGAGGCCGACGTGGAAACCCACGGCGCCTATTACGGCGTGGTGCTGAACGCCGGCCTGACCCGCGACGGTGCTTTTCCGGCCCTGAGCGAGGATGATTGGGATGTGGTGATGCGCACCAATCTCGACGGTTTCTACAACGTGCTGCACCCGGTGATGATGCCGATGATTCGTCGTCGCGCCGCCGGGCGCATTGTCTGTATCACCTCGGTGTCCGGATTGATCGGTAACCGTGGCCAGGTCAACTACAGCGCCTCCAAGGCCGGTCTGATCGGCGCGGCGAAGGCCTTGGCGATCGAGCTCGGCAAGCGCAAAATCACCGTCAACTGTGTCGCACCCGGCCTGATCGACACCGCAATGCTCGACGAAAACGTGCCGGTGGAAGAACTGATGAAAATGATCCCCGCACAACGCATGGGCACCCCTGAAGAGGTGGCCGGCGCGGTGAATTTCCTGATGTCGGCGGAAGCCTCGTACATCACCCGGCAAGTCCTGGCCGTCAATGGAGGCCTGTGCTGA
- a CDS encoding hotdog family protein produces the protein MIDWPLAELLPHAGDMILIEQILSFDDEQIHTRLTVRPNGLFSCPDGSLPAWVGIELMAQSVAAYAGCHARQRGDAVALGFLLGTRKFECNVEHFPAGTELTIHGLRSLEDDNGMGVFECHINAPGIHATARLNVFRPPQAAHYLHESQGVQS, from the coding sequence ATGATTGACTGGCCGCTCGCCGAACTGTTGCCTCATGCTGGCGACATGATCCTGATCGAACAGATCCTGTCGTTCGATGACGAGCAGATTCACACTCGCCTCACCGTCCGGCCAAACGGCCTGTTCAGCTGTCCCGACGGCAGCCTGCCGGCCTGGGTCGGTATCGAACTGATGGCCCAGAGCGTTGCCGCCTATGCCGGCTGCCATGCGCGCCAGCGCGGCGATGCGGTGGCCCTGGGTTTCCTGCTCGGCACGCGTAAATTCGAGTGCAACGTCGAACATTTTCCCGCTGGCACCGAGCTGACCATCCATGGGCTGCGCTCCCTGGAGGACGACAACGGCATGGGCGTGTTCGAATGCCATATCAATGCTCCGGGCATTCACGCCACCGCCCGTTTGAACGTGTTCCGTCCGCCTCAGGCTGCCCACTATCTTCATGAATCCCAAGGAGTCCAGTCATGA
- a CDS encoding NAD(P)/FAD-dependent oxidoreductase: MPTVEMERRQVVVIGAGPSGAIAAALLKRKGHDVLMIERQHFPRFSIGESLLSHCLDFVEEAGMLEAVNAAGFQLKNGAAFAWGEHYSAFDFGDTFGNGKPTTFQVQRADFDKLLADQAALQGVEVRYGEAIVSADFTLARPQLDVLREDGSQYRVEADYVLDASGYGRVLPRLLDLEAPSNFPVRQAVFTHVEDHIDHPAFEREKILITTHPIHRDIWFWTIPFSNGRCSVGVVAAAEHFAGRTENLDDCLRGFIAETPSLSGVLNNAVWDTPARTIGGYSANVKTLHGPGFALLGNAAEFLDPVFSSGVTIAMRSASMAAAVLHRQLQGESVDWQTEFAAPLKRGVDTFRCYVEGWYAGTFQDVIYHEGGSPDIRRMISSILAGYAWDERNPFVAEPRRRLRMLSELCARDVT, from the coding sequence GTGCCAACAGTTGAAATGGAACGTCGTCAGGTTGTGGTGATCGGCGCGGGGCCCTCGGGCGCGATCGCCGCCGCGCTGCTCAAGCGCAAAGGCCACGATGTGCTGATGATCGAACGCCAGCATTTCCCGCGGTTTTCCATCGGTGAAAGCCTGCTGTCCCACTGCCTGGATTTCGTCGAGGAAGCCGGCATGCTCGAGGCGGTGAACGCCGCCGGGTTCCAGCTGAAAAACGGTGCCGCATTCGCTTGGGGCGAGCACTACAGCGCCTTCGATTTCGGTGACACCTTCGGCAACGGCAAGCCGACCACCTTTCAGGTCCAGCGCGCCGATTTCGATAAGCTGCTGGCCGATCAGGCAGCACTCCAGGGCGTGGAAGTGCGCTACGGCGAAGCGATCGTCAGTGCCGACTTCACCCTGGCCAGACCGCAACTCGACGTACTTCGCGAAGACGGCAGCCAGTACCGCGTCGAGGCCGATTACGTGCTCGATGCCAGCGGCTACGGTCGCGTGCTGCCGCGCTTGCTCGACTTGGAGGCGCCGTCGAACTTCCCGGTGCGCCAGGCGGTGTTCACCCACGTCGAAGACCATATCGACCACCCGGCTTTCGAGCGGGAAAAAATCCTCATCACCACCCATCCGATCCATCGCGACATCTGGTTCTGGACCATTCCTTTCAGCAACGGCCGTTGCTCGGTAGGCGTGGTGGCGGCCGCCGAACATTTCGCAGGCCGTACCGAGAATCTCGACGACTGCCTGCGCGGGTTCATCGCTGAAACCCCAAGCCTGTCCGGCGTGCTGAACAACGCCGTGTGGGATACCCCGGCGCGGACCATCGGCGGCTATTCGGCCAACGTCAAAACCCTCCATGGGCCGGGCTTTGCGTTGCTGGGCAACGCCGCCGAGTTCCTCGACCCGGTGTTCTCCTCCGGCGTGACCATCGCCATGCGTTCGGCAAGCATGGCCGCCGCTGTCCTGCACCGTCAGTTGCAAGGCGAAAGCGTCGATTGGCAAACCGAGTTCGCCGCACCGCTCAAGCGTGGCGTCGACACCTTTCGTTGCTATGTCGAAGGCTGGTACGCCGGAACTTTCCAGGATGTGATTTATCATGAGGGTGGCTCGCCCGACATCCGCCGCATGATCAGCTCGATCCTTGCCGGGTATGCCTGGGACGAGCGCAATCCGTTCGTCGCCGAACCCAGGCGTCGGCTGCGAATGCTGTCGGAACTCTGTGCAAGGGATGTCACGTGA
- the queC gene encoding 7-cyano-7-deazaguanine synthase QueC, which yields MTKKAVIVFSGGQDSTTCLIHALPMYDEIHCITFDYGQRHRAEIEVAQQLCKKLGVVVHKVLDTSLLNELAISSLTRDSIPVPSANSAGDTLPSTFVPGRNILFLTLASIYAYQVGAETVITGVCETECSGYPDCRDEFVNTLNKAIKLGMDYTLRIDTPLMWLNKAETWALADYHQQLDLIRYHTLSCYNGIKGSGCSNCDACKLRAKGLNEFLKNRTEIMKGLKIKLEL from the coding sequence ATGACTAAAAAAGCAGTTATCGTTTTCAGCGGCGGACAAGACTCAACCACTTGCCTGATCCATGCATTGCCGATGTACGATGAAATTCATTGCATTACCTTTGATTATGGTCAGCGACATCGGGCGGAAATTGAAGTCGCGCAGCAGCTTTGCAAAAAGCTTGGCGTGGTGGTTCATAAAGTACTCGACACCTCACTGCTAAATGAGTTGGCCATCAGCAGTCTGACGCGGGATAGCATCCCCGTGCCCAGTGCGAATAGCGCTGGCGATACGCTGCCGAGCACTTTCGTACCTGGTCGAAATATTTTGTTTTTAACCTTGGCCTCTATTTATGCCTATCAAGTTGGTGCTGAAACTGTAATCACCGGCGTTTGTGAAACAGAATGTTCGGGCTACCCTGATTGTCGCGATGAGTTTGTTAATACACTGAATAAAGCTATCAAATTGGGCATGGACTATACATTGCGCATCGACACACCACTCATGTGGCTGAACAAGGCGGAAACCTGGGCGCTAGCCGATTACCACCAACAACTTGACCTTATCCGCTACCACACCCTTTCATGTTATAACGGCATAAAGGGAAGTGGGTGTTCTAATTGTGACGCCTGTAAGCTCCGCGCAAAAGGGCTGAATGAATTCCTCAAAAACAGAACGGAAATCATGAAAGGTCTAAAAATCAAACTAGAATTATAA
- a CDS encoding DUF6124 family protein: MTKSKPKSSNSPDTSAFDTIDISKLSEITEPLVSARLRNPNRPDPVSHVFTIIPNVDTESLLCHACETLASLNVMSTDLACELEGSRRNVALAIQQLAAMGELLVNRALDNLDPPVVP; the protein is encoded by the coding sequence ATGACAAAATCCAAACCTAAGTCTTCGAACTCGCCCGACACATCGGCCTTCGACACTATCGATATATCCAAGCTCTCCGAGATCACTGAGCCCCTCGTCAGTGCACGCCTGCGCAATCCAAACCGCCCCGACCCTGTCAGCCATGTCTTTACCATCATCCCGAATGTCGACACGGAATCCCTGCTCTGTCATGCCTGTGAAACCCTGGCCTCCCTGAATGTCATGAGCACTGATCTCGCCTGCGAACTGGAGGGCTCTCGCCGCAATGTGGCGTTGGCCATTCAGCAACTGGCCGCAATGGGCGAGTTGTTGGTCAATCGAGCGCTGGACAATCTGGACCCGCCCGTAGTGCCTTAG
- a CDS encoding addiction module antidote protein, with product MTEQFTRWDSAEYLKTEEDMANYLDACMEEAGDDPAFIAKALGTIARAGSMTQVARDAGLSRESLYRALSGEGNPDFGTILKVVKALGLKLHAST from the coding sequence ATGACCGAACAATTCACTCGCTGGGACTCTGCCGAGTACCTCAAGACCGAAGAGGACATGGCTAATTATCTGGACGCTTGCATGGAAGAGGCGGGAGATGATCCCGCGTTCATCGCCAAGGCGCTCGGGACCATAGCACGGGCTGGCAGCATGACTCAGGTCGCTAGGGATGCAGGGCTTTCTCGGGAAAGTCTCTACCGCGCCTTGTCAGGTGAGGGGAATCCCGATTTCGGCACCATCCTGAAAGTCGTCAAGGCGTTAGGATTGAAATTACACGCCAGTACCTGA
- a CDS encoding beta-ketoacyl-[acyl-carrier-protein] synthase family protein: MTAYLNALGVICALGRDKREVSRNLFAGDCSGMRSESGWVAERSLPVAAVHAELPPIPPELAEQSSRNNQLLMQAALQIRDDIDQAIQTCGRDRIGVVLGTSTSGIDEASQGLAHYIREHEFPAGYDYQQQELGAPANFLADWLQLSGPAYVISTACTSSARALMSAQRLLDLGLCDAVLCGGVDTLCKLTLNGFSALEAVSGQRCNPFSVNRNGINIGEAAVLFLMTKSAGDNQPIALLGSGASSDAHHISAPEPTGRGALQAMRKALSRANLQPGQIDYLNLHGTATQHNDAMESLAVTALFPHGVPCSSTKPMTGHTLGAAGALEAAFCWLSLSTQNREHALPPHIWDGQPDPELPALKWVTPADRLTSIAPRYLMSNSFAFGGNNVSLIIGDAP; encoded by the coding sequence ATGACGGCTTATCTGAACGCCCTTGGGGTGATCTGTGCCCTGGGCCGCGACAAACGCGAAGTCAGCCGCAACCTGTTTGCCGGCGACTGCTCCGGCATGCGCAGCGAGTCGGGCTGGGTGGCGGAGCGCTCGTTGCCGGTGGCAGCTGTACACGCTGAGTTGCCGCCGATCCCACCTGAGCTGGCCGAGCAAAGCAGTCGCAACAATCAATTGCTGATGCAAGCCGCGCTGCAGATTCGCGACGACATCGACCAGGCGATCCAGACCTGTGGCCGCGACCGTATCGGTGTCGTTCTGGGCACCAGCACCTCGGGCATCGATGAAGCCAGCCAGGGCCTGGCGCATTACATTCGCGAGCATGAGTTCCCTGCCGGTTACGACTATCAGCAGCAGGAACTCGGCGCGCCGGCGAACTTCCTCGCCGACTGGCTGCAATTGAGCGGCCCGGCCTATGTGATTTCCACGGCCTGCACCTCCAGCGCCCGGGCGCTGATGAGTGCCCAGCGGCTGCTGGACCTGGGCCTTTGCGATGCCGTGTTGTGCGGCGGTGTCGACACATTGTGCAAACTGACCCTCAACGGGTTTTCGGCACTGGAAGCGGTATCCGGGCAACGCTGCAATCCGTTCTCGGTCAACCGAAACGGCATCAACATCGGCGAAGCGGCAGTGCTGTTTCTGATGACAAAAAGTGCAGGCGACAACCAGCCGATTGCCCTGCTGGGCAGCGGCGCCAGCTCCGACGCGCATCATATCTCCGCGCCGGAGCCGACCGGTCGCGGTGCCTTGCAAGCCATGCGCAAGGCCTTGAGCCGCGCCAACCTGCAACCCGGGCAGATCGATTACCTGAACCTGCACGGCACCGCCACCCAACACAACGACGCCATGGAAAGCCTGGCGGTGACAGCGCTGTTCCCCCATGGCGTGCCCTGCTCCTCGACCAAACCGATGACCGGTCACACCCTGGGCGCGGCCGGTGCCCTGGAAGCGGCGTTCTGCTGGCTGAGCCTGAGCACGCAGAACCGCGAGCACGCCCTGCCGCCGCATATCTGGGATGGCCAGCCCGACCCCGAACTGCCAGCCCTGAAGTGGGTGACCCCGGCCGATCGCCTGACGTCCATTGCACCTCGCTACCTGATGAGCAACTCCTTTGCCTTCGGTGGCAATAACGTCAGCCTGATTATCGGAGACGCCCCATGA
- a CDS encoding RHS repeat-associated core domain-containing protein, translated as MTSSRETTRYRYDALDRLVAYVSSEQASIRCFYLKSRLVTEIQGSVRLSLFQHEDQLLAQHQSGLVESTLLAVDHKRSVLNTVDVSQSHPFVYTPFGHRLLLGRHLSPLGFNGEKADPITGHYLLGNGYRAFNPVLMRFNSPDSRSPFREGGLNAYAYCLGDPVNREDSTGHSSVLARFFVRLGRRANQVFSGKPNIGPKIRAENTKRIAPQLVVFDSYNGSKKQLNIVTHGYSGTDPKYGGMHLNSPSEDMAWTPEEFVNNISSAGVFDAGYKRIDLIMCYGADGGAKSFAQQVANLTNVPTKSYFGNVISRKTYVDQALKWVRVHRDSQGAGIPDYKYKSAIFKPVQHKR; from the coding sequence ATGACCAGCAGCCGCGAAACGACGCGCTATCGGTACGATGCGCTGGATCGTCTGGTCGCTTATGTATCATCGGAGCAAGCGAGCATTCGGTGCTTTTATTTGAAAAGCCGTTTAGTCACCGAAATTCAAGGTTCGGTGCGACTCTCGCTCTTTCAGCATGAGGATCAACTGTTGGCGCAACACCAGAGCGGCCTCGTTGAAAGCACGTTGCTTGCTGTCGATCATAAACGTTCGGTATTAAATACCGTCGACGTTTCGCAGTCCCATCCCTTCGTATACACACCTTTTGGTCATCGCTTGCTGCTCGGAAGACATCTGAGCCCGCTTGGTTTCAACGGCGAAAAAGCAGACCCGATCACCGGGCATTACTTGTTGGGGAATGGTTATCGTGCTTTTAATCCGGTATTGATGCGGTTCAATAGCCCGGACAGTCGGAGCCCATTTAGAGAAGGCGGATTGAACGCATATGCCTATTGCTTGGGAGATCCGGTTAATCGAGAAGATTCGACAGGGCATTCGTCTGTGCTGGCGAGATTTTTTGTCCGACTTGGGAGGCGTGCGAATCAAGTTTTTAGTGGGAAGCCAAACATCGGACCAAAAATAAGAGCAGAAAACACCAAGCGTATTGCTCCGCAACTCGTTGTATTTGATAGTTACAATGGAAGTAAAAAACAATTGAATATTGTTACCCATGGGTATAGTGGAACTGATCCTAAGTACGGCGGGATGCATTTAAATTCGCCAAGTGAAGATATGGCGTGGACGCCTGAAGAGTTTGTAAATAATATAAGTAGTGCTGGGGTTTTTGATGCTGGCTATAAGCGTATTGATTTGATTATGTGTTACGGGGCCGATGGAGGTGCCAAGTCATTTGCGCAGCAAGTTGCAAATTTAACTAATGTGCCTACTAAATCTTATTTTGGAAATGTGATTTCGAGAAAAACCTACGTCGATCAAGCTTTGAAATGGGTTCGTGTGCATAGAGATTCTCAAGGTGCCGGCATACCTGATTACAAGTACAAGTCTGCTATTTTCAAGCCTGTGCAACACAAACGTTAA
- a CDS encoding helix-turn-helix transcriptional regulator: MHKKEKTEKLKNNIKYLIKSRGETRLSLCNSSGLTRTTIYNILEGRVVNVQQSTIRKISDFFGVSYKEIETIDFEEKETIESSISLQGNKNPAAVPIIKESLLIQNLDKRIGELAVTHPLTYYFGTACNLIGVLLENEISGINESGDLLIVKKGASSSNREKLVYDKISKKLSVTKESFFDSDVICIVGEVLEERFKW; encoded by the coding sequence ATGCATAAGAAAGAGAAAACCGAAAAGTTAAAGAACAACATTAAGTACCTAATAAAAAGTCGCGGAGAAACACGATTGTCTTTGTGCAATTCTAGTGGTTTGACCAGGACGACCATCTACAACATCTTGGAGGGTAGGGTTGTCAATGTACAGCAATCCACTATTCGTAAAATATCAGATTTTTTTGGCGTGTCTTATAAAGAAATCGAGACTATCGACTTTGAGGAAAAAGAAACAATAGAGAGTAGTATCTCCCTGCAGGGGAATAAGAATCCGGCGGCCGTACCCATAATTAAAGAAAGTTTGTTGATTCAGAATCTTGATAAAAGGATTGGTGAACTGGCCGTCACTCATCCTCTGACATATTACTTCGGCACAGCCTGCAACCTAATAGGTGTGCTTCTGGAGAACGAAATTTCCGGGATCAATGAGTCAGGAGATCTCTTGATAGTGAAGAAAGGTGCGTCGAGTAGCAACAGAGAAAAATTGGTATACGACAAAATATCTAAAAAACTATCAGTCACCAAAGAGTCGTTTTTTGATTCTGACGTAATTTGTATTGTGGGGGAAGTGTTGGAAGAGAGGTTTAAATGGTGA